In Coturnix japonica isolate 7356 chromosome 9, Coturnix japonica 2.1, whole genome shotgun sequence, a single window of DNA contains:
- the CEP63 gene encoding centrosomal protein of 63 kDa isoform X6, which produces MEALLAGMQRNGQGSSGFLTSCEAELQELMKQIDIMVAHKKAEWEGQTQALEACLGVREQELSSARAALEEKHKEVGKLRQQLEDTEAAKQDLVREYEQQLKKFQEELARLKRSYEKLQKKQLREAREEANKRQGDDQVEMSRLSRKLEEFRQKSLDWEKQRLLYQQQVASLEAQRKALAEQSELIQTQLASRKQILESVELASRSEMQHLTSKLERANDTICANELEVERLNMRVDDLTENNRMIMEDQQRIEEELKQSKKMLEVLQDEKMELRATLQSQEDFIDSSKLHQEQLQKELARMTETLHTKEILISLVSSNARCVQLSEELAESIKELQSMEEHRTESKAEIKKLKEQLSQAEQIHRGELEGMRKEISRLTQELHQRDITIASAGGSTSGLEQQLRMEIERAERKAVEHRVILVQLETLKLENRHLSEMLEKGKDATLRALSEDYVVELNKLKSENQQLKKDLSEAREKLKLTTQVCQSQPEGTAQQLQSQEPEPRDVQYRTTQESQHKQDEQTEKMHHKPDKTTQHHQRRRNQPLPAEVGAVIPGAAELPTQTNRRNCAESPTLAAGDILVLDDGKDFPDGASKQSDHEQESVPLCPLPTSSVGSVAARYLEEEELRSQHILECLDAHIEELKKESEKIVRHFGHQA; this is translated from the exons ATGGAGGCTCTGCTGGCAGGCATGCAGAGGAATGGCCAGGGGAG CAGTGGGTTCCTGACATCCTGcgaagctgagctgcaggagctgatgaAGCAGATCGACATCATGGTGGCTCACAAGAAGGCAGAATGGGAAGGACAGACCCAGGCTCTGGAAGCTTGTTTGGGTGTTCGAGAGCAGGAACTTTCCTCTGCCAGGGCTGCACTGGAGGAAAAGCATAAAGAG GTTGGCAAGTTGCggcagcagctggaagacaCTGAAGCAGCCAAACAGGACTTGGTTAGGGAatatgagcagcagctgaagaagtTTCAAGAGGAG TTGGCCAGGCTGAAGAGAAGCTACgagaagctgcagaagaaacagctgAGAGAGGCAAGAGAAGAAGCCAACAAGAGGCAAGGGGATGACCAGGTTGAAATGAGCCGACTGAGCAGGAAGCTGGAG GAGTTCCGTCAAAAATCACTTGACTGGGAGAAGCAGCGTTTGCTCTACCAGCAGCAGGTGGCATCTCTGGAAGCACAGAGGAAGGCTTTGGCTGAGCAGTCCGAGCTCATTCAG ACTCAACTTGCCAGTCGGAAGCAGATTCTGGAGTCAGTGGAGCTGGCGAGTCGATCAGAAATGCAGCACTTAACCAGCAAGCTGGAGAGAGCCAATGACACTATCTGTGCCAACGAGCTGGAGGTGGAGAGGCTTAACATGAGGGTGGATGATCTGACTGAAAACAATCGCATGATTATGGAAGACCAGCAGAGAATTGAAGAAGAACTGAAGCAATCCAAGAAAATGCTTGAG GTGTTACAGGATGAGAAGATGGAGCTCAGAGCCACCCTGCAGTCTCAGGAGGATTTCATTGACAGCTCCAAGCTGCACCAGGAGCAATTGCAGAAGGAGCTGGCCCGGATGACTGAAACTCTTCACACAAAGGAAATCCTCATCAG CCTGGTGTCTTCAAATGCAAGGTGTGTACAGCTGAGCGAAGAGCTGGCTGAGAGTATCAAAGAGCTGCAGTCAATGGAAGAACACCGTACTGAGTCAAAGGCAGAGATTAAAAAG CTGAAAGAGCAGCTCTCTCAGGCTGAACAGATTCACAGGggtgagttggaagggatgaGGAAGGAAATCTCGAGGTTGACGCAGGAGTTACACCAGAGGGACATCACCATCGCCTCTGCAGGCGGCTCCACGTCAGGCTTAGAACAGCAGCTGAGGATGGAGATTGAAAGAGCGGAGAGGAAAGCAGTGGAGCACAGG GTGATTCTCGTTCAGCTGGAGACCTTGAAGTTGGAGAACCGTCACCTCTCAGAGATGCTGGAAAAG GGAAAAGATGCCACCCTGAGAGCACTCAGTGAAGATTATGTTGTggaattaaacaaattaaaatcagagaACCAGCAGCTGAAGAAGGATCTATCAGAGGCCAGGGAGAAACTGAAGCTCACGACCCAGGTCTGCCAGAGTCAACCTGAGGGCACCgctcagcagctgcaaagcCAAGAGCCTGAGCCCAGGGATGTGCAGTACAG GACAACTCAAGAATCACAGCATAAACAGGATGAGCAGACTGAGAAAATGCATCACAAGCCTGACAAGACTACTCAGCATCATCAGAGACGGAGGAACCAGCCTTTGCCTGCTGAAGTGGGAGCTGTTAtccctggggctgctgagctACCCACACAGACCAACAGGAGGAACTGTGCAGAGTCACCCACCCTTGCTGCAGGTGACATCCTTGTGCTGGATGATGGCAAAGATTTTCCAGATGGAGCATCCAAACAGTCGGATCATGAACAAGAATCTGTACCTTTG
- the CEP63 gene encoding centrosomal protein of 63 kDa isoform X3, with the protein MEALLAGMQRNGQGSGFLTSCEAELQELMKQIDIMVAHKKAEWEGQTQALEACLGVREQELSSARAALEEKHKEVGKLRQQLEDTEAAKQDLVREYEQQLKKFQEELARLKRSYEKLQKKQLREAREEANKRQGDDQVEMSRLSRKLEEFRQKSLDWEKQRLLYQQQVASLEAQRKALAEQSELIQQTQLASRKQILESVELASRSEMQHLTSKLERANDTICANELEVERLNMRVDDLTENNRMIMEDQQRIEEELKQSKKMLEVLQDEKMELRATLQSQEDFIDSSKLHQEQLQKELARMTETLHTKEILIRALEERLQEKQMSSPGLEHILLQLDVAQEKEQHLQAEVTHLEDSLVSSNARCVQLSEELAESIKELQSMEEHRTESKAEIKKLKEQLSQAEQIHRGELEGMRKEISRLTQELHQRDITIASAGGSTSGLEQQLRMEIERAERKAVEHRVILVQLETLKLENRHLSEMLEKGKDATLRALSEDYVVELNKLKSENQQLKKDLSEAREKLKLTTQVCQSQPEGTAQQLQSQEPEPRDVQYRTTQESQHKQDEQTEKMHHKPDKTTQHHQRRRNQPLPAEVGAVIPGAAELPTQTNRRNCAESPTLAAGDILVLDDGKDFPDGASKQSDHEQESVPLCPLPTSSVGSVAARYLEEEELRSQHILECLDAHIEELKKESEKIVRHFGHQA; encoded by the exons ATGGAGGCTCTGCTGGCAGGCATGCAGAGGAATGGCCAGGGGAG TGGGTTCCTGACATCCTGcgaagctgagctgcaggagctgatgaAGCAGATCGACATCATGGTGGCTCACAAGAAGGCAGAATGGGAAGGACAGACCCAGGCTCTGGAAGCTTGTTTGGGTGTTCGAGAGCAGGAACTTTCCTCTGCCAGGGCTGCACTGGAGGAAAAGCATAAAGAG GTTGGCAAGTTGCggcagcagctggaagacaCTGAAGCAGCCAAACAGGACTTGGTTAGGGAatatgagcagcagctgaagaagtTTCAAGAGGAG TTGGCCAGGCTGAAGAGAAGCTACgagaagctgcagaagaaacagctgAGAGAGGCAAGAGAAGAAGCCAACAAGAGGCAAGGGGATGACCAGGTTGAAATGAGCCGACTGAGCAGGAAGCTGGAG GAGTTCCGTCAAAAATCACTTGACTGGGAGAAGCAGCGTTTGCTCTACCAGCAGCAGGTGGCATCTCTGGAAGCACAGAGGAAGGCTTTGGCTGAGCAGTCCGAGCTCATTCAG CAGACTCAACTTGCCAGTCGGAAGCAGATTCTGGAGTCAGTGGAGCTGGCGAGTCGATCAGAAATGCAGCACTTAACCAGCAAGCTGGAGAGAGCCAATGACACTATCTGTGCCAACGAGCTGGAGGTGGAGAGGCTTAACATGAGGGTGGATGATCTGACTGAAAACAATCGCATGATTATGGAAGACCAGCAGAGAATTGAAGAAGAACTGAAGCAATCCAAGAAAATGCTTGAG GTGTTACAGGATGAGAAGATGGAGCTCAGAGCCACCCTGCAGTCTCAGGAGGATTTCATTGACAGCTCCAAGCTGCACCAGGAGCAATTGCAGAAGGAGCTGGCCCGGATGACTGAAACTCTTCACACAAAGGAAATCCTCATCAG GGCCTTGGAGGAACGCTTGCAGGAGAAGCAGATGTCTTCTCCAGGGCTGGAGCATATACTCCTGCAGCTGGATGTTGCCCAGGAGAAGGAGCAGCACTTGCAGGCAGAGGTGACTCACTTGGAGGACAG CCTGGTGTCTTCAAATGCAAGGTGTGTACAGCTGAGCGAAGAGCTGGCTGAGAGTATCAAAGAGCTGCAGTCAATGGAAGAACACCGTACTGAGTCAAAGGCAGAGATTAAAAAG CTGAAAGAGCAGCTCTCTCAGGCTGAACAGATTCACAGGggtgagttggaagggatgaGGAAGGAAATCTCGAGGTTGACGCAGGAGTTACACCAGAGGGACATCACCATCGCCTCTGCAGGCGGCTCCACGTCAGGCTTAGAACAGCAGCTGAGGATGGAGATTGAAAGAGCGGAGAGGAAAGCAGTGGAGCACAGG GTGATTCTCGTTCAGCTGGAGACCTTGAAGTTGGAGAACCGTCACCTCTCAGAGATGCTGGAAAAG GGAAAAGATGCCACCCTGAGAGCACTCAGTGAAGATTATGTTGTggaattaaacaaattaaaatcagagaACCAGCAGCTGAAGAAGGATCTATCAGAGGCCAGGGAGAAACTGAAGCTCACGACCCAGGTCTGCCAGAGTCAACCTGAGGGCACCgctcagcagctgcaaagcCAAGAGCCTGAGCCCAGGGATGTGCAGTACAG GACAACTCAAGAATCACAGCATAAACAGGATGAGCAGACTGAGAAAATGCATCACAAGCCTGACAAGACTACTCAGCATCATCAGAGACGGAGGAACCAGCCTTTGCCTGCTGAAGTGGGAGCTGTTAtccctggggctgctgagctACCCACACAGACCAACAGGAGGAACTGTGCAGAGTCACCCACCCTTGCTGCAGGTGACATCCTTGTGCTGGATGATGGCAAAGATTTTCCAGATGGAGCATCCAAACAGTCGGATCATGAACAAGAATCTGTACCTTTG
- the CEP63 gene encoding centrosomal protein of 63 kDa isoform X7, giving the protein MEALLAGMQRNGQGSGFLTSCEAELQELMKQIDIMVAHKKAEWEGQTQALEACLGVREQELSSARAALEEKHKEVGKLRQQLEDTEAAKQDLVREYEQQLKKFQEELARLKRSYEKLQKKQLREAREEANKRQGDDQVEMSRLSRKLEEFRQKSLDWEKQRLLYQQQVASLEAQRKALAEQSELIQTQLASRKQILESVELASRSEMQHLTSKLERANDTICANELEVERLNMRVDDLTENNRMIMEDQQRIEEELKQSKKMLEVLQDEKMELRATLQSQEDFIDSSKLHQEQLQKELARMTETLHTKEILISLVSSNARCVQLSEELAESIKELQSMEEHRTESKAEIKKLKEQLSQAEQIHRGELEGMRKEISRLTQELHQRDITIASAGGSTSGLEQQLRMEIERAERKAVEHRVILVQLETLKLENRHLSEMLEKGKDATLRALSEDYVVELNKLKSENQQLKKDLSEAREKLKLTTQVCQSQPEGTAQQLQSQEPEPRDVQYRTTQESQHKQDEQTEKMHHKPDKTTQHHQRRRNQPLPAEVGAVIPGAAELPTQTNRRNCAESPTLAAGDILVLDDGKDFPDGASKQSDHEQESVPLCPLPTSSVGSVAARYLEEEELRSQHILECLDAHIEELKKESEKIVRHFGHQA; this is encoded by the exons ATGGAGGCTCTGCTGGCAGGCATGCAGAGGAATGGCCAGGGGAG TGGGTTCCTGACATCCTGcgaagctgagctgcaggagctgatgaAGCAGATCGACATCATGGTGGCTCACAAGAAGGCAGAATGGGAAGGACAGACCCAGGCTCTGGAAGCTTGTTTGGGTGTTCGAGAGCAGGAACTTTCCTCTGCCAGGGCTGCACTGGAGGAAAAGCATAAAGAG GTTGGCAAGTTGCggcagcagctggaagacaCTGAAGCAGCCAAACAGGACTTGGTTAGGGAatatgagcagcagctgaagaagtTTCAAGAGGAG TTGGCCAGGCTGAAGAGAAGCTACgagaagctgcagaagaaacagctgAGAGAGGCAAGAGAAGAAGCCAACAAGAGGCAAGGGGATGACCAGGTTGAAATGAGCCGACTGAGCAGGAAGCTGGAG GAGTTCCGTCAAAAATCACTTGACTGGGAGAAGCAGCGTTTGCTCTACCAGCAGCAGGTGGCATCTCTGGAAGCACAGAGGAAGGCTTTGGCTGAGCAGTCCGAGCTCATTCAG ACTCAACTTGCCAGTCGGAAGCAGATTCTGGAGTCAGTGGAGCTGGCGAGTCGATCAGAAATGCAGCACTTAACCAGCAAGCTGGAGAGAGCCAATGACACTATCTGTGCCAACGAGCTGGAGGTGGAGAGGCTTAACATGAGGGTGGATGATCTGACTGAAAACAATCGCATGATTATGGAAGACCAGCAGAGAATTGAAGAAGAACTGAAGCAATCCAAGAAAATGCTTGAG GTGTTACAGGATGAGAAGATGGAGCTCAGAGCCACCCTGCAGTCTCAGGAGGATTTCATTGACAGCTCCAAGCTGCACCAGGAGCAATTGCAGAAGGAGCTGGCCCGGATGACTGAAACTCTTCACACAAAGGAAATCCTCATCAG CCTGGTGTCTTCAAATGCAAGGTGTGTACAGCTGAGCGAAGAGCTGGCTGAGAGTATCAAAGAGCTGCAGTCAATGGAAGAACACCGTACTGAGTCAAAGGCAGAGATTAAAAAG CTGAAAGAGCAGCTCTCTCAGGCTGAACAGATTCACAGGggtgagttggaagggatgaGGAAGGAAATCTCGAGGTTGACGCAGGAGTTACACCAGAGGGACATCACCATCGCCTCTGCAGGCGGCTCCACGTCAGGCTTAGAACAGCAGCTGAGGATGGAGATTGAAAGAGCGGAGAGGAAAGCAGTGGAGCACAGG GTGATTCTCGTTCAGCTGGAGACCTTGAAGTTGGAGAACCGTCACCTCTCAGAGATGCTGGAAAAG GGAAAAGATGCCACCCTGAGAGCACTCAGTGAAGATTATGTTGTggaattaaacaaattaaaatcagagaACCAGCAGCTGAAGAAGGATCTATCAGAGGCCAGGGAGAAACTGAAGCTCACGACCCAGGTCTGCCAGAGTCAACCTGAGGGCACCgctcagcagctgcaaagcCAAGAGCCTGAGCCCAGGGATGTGCAGTACAG GACAACTCAAGAATCACAGCATAAACAGGATGAGCAGACTGAGAAAATGCATCACAAGCCTGACAAGACTACTCAGCATCATCAGAGACGGAGGAACCAGCCTTTGCCTGCTGAAGTGGGAGCTGTTAtccctggggctgctgagctACCCACACAGACCAACAGGAGGAACTGTGCAGAGTCACCCACCCTTGCTGCAGGTGACATCCTTGTGCTGGATGATGGCAAAGATTTTCCAGATGGAGCATCCAAACAGTCGGATCATGAACAAGAATCTGTACCTTTG
- the CEP63 gene encoding centrosomal protein of 63 kDa isoform X4: MEALLAGMQRNGQGSGFLTSCEAELQELMKQIDIMVAHKKAEWEGQTQALEACLGVREQELSSARAALEEKHKEVGKLRQQLEDTEAAKQDLVREYEQQLKKFQEELARLKRSYEKLQKKQLREAREEANKRQGDDQVEMSRLSRKLEEFRQKSLDWEKQRLLYQQQVASLEAQRKALAEQSELIQTQLASRKQILESVELASRSEMQHLTSKLERANDTICANELEVERLNMRVDDLTENNRMIMEDQQRIEEELKQSKKMLEVLQDEKMELRATLQSQEDFIDSSKLHQEQLQKELARMTETLHTKEILIRALEERLQEKQMSSPGLEHILLQLDVAQEKEQHLQAEVTHLEDSLVSSNARCVQLSEELAESIKELQSMEEHRTESKAEIKKLKEQLSQAEQIHRGELEGMRKEISRLTQELHQRDITIASAGGSTSGLEQQLRMEIERAERKAVEHRVILVQLETLKLENRHLSEMLEKGKDATLRALSEDYVVELNKLKSENQQLKKDLSEAREKLKLTTQVCQSQPEGTAQQLQSQEPEPRDVQYRTTQESQHKQDEQTEKMHHKPDKTTQHHQRRRNQPLPAEVGAVIPGAAELPTQTNRRNCAESPTLAAGDILVLDDGKDFPDGASKQSDHEQESVPLCPLPTSSVGSVAARYLEEEELRSQHILECLDAHIEELKKESEKIVRHFGHQA; the protein is encoded by the exons ATGGAGGCTCTGCTGGCAGGCATGCAGAGGAATGGCCAGGGGAG TGGGTTCCTGACATCCTGcgaagctgagctgcaggagctgatgaAGCAGATCGACATCATGGTGGCTCACAAGAAGGCAGAATGGGAAGGACAGACCCAGGCTCTGGAAGCTTGTTTGGGTGTTCGAGAGCAGGAACTTTCCTCTGCCAGGGCTGCACTGGAGGAAAAGCATAAAGAG GTTGGCAAGTTGCggcagcagctggaagacaCTGAAGCAGCCAAACAGGACTTGGTTAGGGAatatgagcagcagctgaagaagtTTCAAGAGGAG TTGGCCAGGCTGAAGAGAAGCTACgagaagctgcagaagaaacagctgAGAGAGGCAAGAGAAGAAGCCAACAAGAGGCAAGGGGATGACCAGGTTGAAATGAGCCGACTGAGCAGGAAGCTGGAG GAGTTCCGTCAAAAATCACTTGACTGGGAGAAGCAGCGTTTGCTCTACCAGCAGCAGGTGGCATCTCTGGAAGCACAGAGGAAGGCTTTGGCTGAGCAGTCCGAGCTCATTCAG ACTCAACTTGCCAGTCGGAAGCAGATTCTGGAGTCAGTGGAGCTGGCGAGTCGATCAGAAATGCAGCACTTAACCAGCAAGCTGGAGAGAGCCAATGACACTATCTGTGCCAACGAGCTGGAGGTGGAGAGGCTTAACATGAGGGTGGATGATCTGACTGAAAACAATCGCATGATTATGGAAGACCAGCAGAGAATTGAAGAAGAACTGAAGCAATCCAAGAAAATGCTTGAG GTGTTACAGGATGAGAAGATGGAGCTCAGAGCCACCCTGCAGTCTCAGGAGGATTTCATTGACAGCTCCAAGCTGCACCAGGAGCAATTGCAGAAGGAGCTGGCCCGGATGACTGAAACTCTTCACACAAAGGAAATCCTCATCAG GGCCTTGGAGGAACGCTTGCAGGAGAAGCAGATGTCTTCTCCAGGGCTGGAGCATATACTCCTGCAGCTGGATGTTGCCCAGGAGAAGGAGCAGCACTTGCAGGCAGAGGTGACTCACTTGGAGGACAG CCTGGTGTCTTCAAATGCAAGGTGTGTACAGCTGAGCGAAGAGCTGGCTGAGAGTATCAAAGAGCTGCAGTCAATGGAAGAACACCGTACTGAGTCAAAGGCAGAGATTAAAAAG CTGAAAGAGCAGCTCTCTCAGGCTGAACAGATTCACAGGggtgagttggaagggatgaGGAAGGAAATCTCGAGGTTGACGCAGGAGTTACACCAGAGGGACATCACCATCGCCTCTGCAGGCGGCTCCACGTCAGGCTTAGAACAGCAGCTGAGGATGGAGATTGAAAGAGCGGAGAGGAAAGCAGTGGAGCACAGG GTGATTCTCGTTCAGCTGGAGACCTTGAAGTTGGAGAACCGTCACCTCTCAGAGATGCTGGAAAAG GGAAAAGATGCCACCCTGAGAGCACTCAGTGAAGATTATGTTGTggaattaaacaaattaaaatcagagaACCAGCAGCTGAAGAAGGATCTATCAGAGGCCAGGGAGAAACTGAAGCTCACGACCCAGGTCTGCCAGAGTCAACCTGAGGGCACCgctcagcagctgcaaagcCAAGAGCCTGAGCCCAGGGATGTGCAGTACAG GACAACTCAAGAATCACAGCATAAACAGGATGAGCAGACTGAGAAAATGCATCACAAGCCTGACAAGACTACTCAGCATCATCAGAGACGGAGGAACCAGCCTTTGCCTGCTGAAGTGGGAGCTGTTAtccctggggctgctgagctACCCACACAGACCAACAGGAGGAACTGTGCAGAGTCACCCACCCTTGCTGCAGGTGACATCCTTGTGCTGGATGATGGCAAAGATTTTCCAGATGGAGCATCCAAACAGTCGGATCATGAACAAGAATCTGTACCTTTG
- the CEP63 gene encoding centrosomal protein of 63 kDa isoform X1 — translation MEALLAGMQRNGQGSSGFLTSCEAELQELMKQIDIMVAHKKAEWEGQTQALEACLGVREQELSSARAALEEKHKEVGKLRQQLEDTEAAKQDLVREYEQQLKKFQEELARLKRSYEKLQKKQLREAREEANKRQGDDQVEMSRLSRKLEEFRQKSLDWEKQRLLYQQQVASLEAQRKALAEQSELIQQTQLASRKQILESVELASRSEMQHLTSKLERANDTICANELEVERLNMRVDDLTENNRMIMEDQQRIEEELKQSKKMLEVLQDEKMELRATLQSQEDFIDSSKLHQEQLQKELARMTETLHTKEILIRALEERLQEKQMSSPGLEHILLQLDVAQEKEQHLQAEVTHLEDSLVSSNARCVQLSEELAESIKELQSMEEHRTESKAEIKKLKEQLSQAEQIHRGELEGMRKEISRLTQELHQRDITIASAGGSTSGLEQQLRMEIERAERKAVEHRVILVQLETLKLENRHLSEMLEKGKDATLRALSEDYVVELNKLKSENQQLKKDLSEAREKLKLTTQVCQSQPEGTAQQLQSQEPEPRDVQYRTTQESQHKQDEQTEKMHHKPDKTTQHHQRRRNQPLPAEVGAVIPGAAELPTQTNRRNCAESPTLAAGDILVLDDGKDFPDGASKQSDHEQESVPLCPLPTSSVGSVAARYLEEEELRSQHILECLDAHIEELKKESEKIVRHFGHQA, via the exons ATGGAGGCTCTGCTGGCAGGCATGCAGAGGAATGGCCAGGGGAG CAGTGGGTTCCTGACATCCTGcgaagctgagctgcaggagctgatgaAGCAGATCGACATCATGGTGGCTCACAAGAAGGCAGAATGGGAAGGACAGACCCAGGCTCTGGAAGCTTGTTTGGGTGTTCGAGAGCAGGAACTTTCCTCTGCCAGGGCTGCACTGGAGGAAAAGCATAAAGAG GTTGGCAAGTTGCggcagcagctggaagacaCTGAAGCAGCCAAACAGGACTTGGTTAGGGAatatgagcagcagctgaagaagtTTCAAGAGGAG TTGGCCAGGCTGAAGAGAAGCTACgagaagctgcagaagaaacagctgAGAGAGGCAAGAGAAGAAGCCAACAAGAGGCAAGGGGATGACCAGGTTGAAATGAGCCGACTGAGCAGGAAGCTGGAG GAGTTCCGTCAAAAATCACTTGACTGGGAGAAGCAGCGTTTGCTCTACCAGCAGCAGGTGGCATCTCTGGAAGCACAGAGGAAGGCTTTGGCTGAGCAGTCCGAGCTCATTCAG CAGACTCAACTTGCCAGTCGGAAGCAGATTCTGGAGTCAGTGGAGCTGGCGAGTCGATCAGAAATGCAGCACTTAACCAGCAAGCTGGAGAGAGCCAATGACACTATCTGTGCCAACGAGCTGGAGGTGGAGAGGCTTAACATGAGGGTGGATGATCTGACTGAAAACAATCGCATGATTATGGAAGACCAGCAGAGAATTGAAGAAGAACTGAAGCAATCCAAGAAAATGCTTGAG GTGTTACAGGATGAGAAGATGGAGCTCAGAGCCACCCTGCAGTCTCAGGAGGATTTCATTGACAGCTCCAAGCTGCACCAGGAGCAATTGCAGAAGGAGCTGGCCCGGATGACTGAAACTCTTCACACAAAGGAAATCCTCATCAG GGCCTTGGAGGAACGCTTGCAGGAGAAGCAGATGTCTTCTCCAGGGCTGGAGCATATACTCCTGCAGCTGGATGTTGCCCAGGAGAAGGAGCAGCACTTGCAGGCAGAGGTGACTCACTTGGAGGACAG CCTGGTGTCTTCAAATGCAAGGTGTGTACAGCTGAGCGAAGAGCTGGCTGAGAGTATCAAAGAGCTGCAGTCAATGGAAGAACACCGTACTGAGTCAAAGGCAGAGATTAAAAAG CTGAAAGAGCAGCTCTCTCAGGCTGAACAGATTCACAGGggtgagttggaagggatgaGGAAGGAAATCTCGAGGTTGACGCAGGAGTTACACCAGAGGGACATCACCATCGCCTCTGCAGGCGGCTCCACGTCAGGCTTAGAACAGCAGCTGAGGATGGAGATTGAAAGAGCGGAGAGGAAAGCAGTGGAGCACAGG GTGATTCTCGTTCAGCTGGAGACCTTGAAGTTGGAGAACCGTCACCTCTCAGAGATGCTGGAAAAG GGAAAAGATGCCACCCTGAGAGCACTCAGTGAAGATTATGTTGTggaattaaacaaattaaaatcagagaACCAGCAGCTGAAGAAGGATCTATCAGAGGCCAGGGAGAAACTGAAGCTCACGACCCAGGTCTGCCAGAGTCAACCTGAGGGCACCgctcagcagctgcaaagcCAAGAGCCTGAGCCCAGGGATGTGCAGTACAG GACAACTCAAGAATCACAGCATAAACAGGATGAGCAGACTGAGAAAATGCATCACAAGCCTGACAAGACTACTCAGCATCATCAGAGACGGAGGAACCAGCCTTTGCCTGCTGAAGTGGGAGCTGTTAtccctggggctgctgagctACCCACACAGACCAACAGGAGGAACTGTGCAGAGTCACCCACCCTTGCTGCAGGTGACATCCTTGTGCTGGATGATGGCAAAGATTTTCCAGATGGAGCATCCAAACAGTCGGATCATGAACAAGAATCTGTACCTTTG